The bacterium sequence GGAGCGGCAGCCCCGGCGAGCGCCCGCAGCCGGCGGAGCGGCAGACCCGGCGAGCGCCCGCAGCCGGCGGAGCGGCAGCCCCGGCGAGCGCCCGCAGCCGGCGGAGCGGCAGCCCCGGCGAGCGCCCGCAGCCGGCGGACTAGTCCGCGAGGGCCGAGGCGTCGCCGAGGATCACGCGCGTCCCGTCGGTCTTCTCGACCCAGACGTCGCAGGAGATCCGCGTCTTCGTCCCCTCCTGGACCTCGTCCCGGATCTTCGCGTGGGCGCGAACCGTCTCGTCGACCCAGAGGACGTTGGTCAGCTTGACCGACATTCGGCCGCCCTCGAGCCAGCCCATCCCGAAGTGGTCCTGCATGACCTGCGAGACGAAGCAGGTCGACATCATGCCCTGGACCACGATGTTCGGGAAGCCGAGCTTCTTCGCCTCTTCGCGGTCCGTGTGATAGTTCTTGCCGGGGCCGGAGAACATCCAGCAGCGCCGGTCGTCGATCACCTTCTCGACCGACGCGAGGTCGGGGCCTTCCGCGGTCGGGAAGGGCGGGCGCGGCTTCTTCTTCGCTGCGCTCTTCTCGTCGACGACGTAGCCACCGGCGTCGTCCTTCTTCTCGGGGAGGAAGGACTGGTAGGTCCGTCCGCGGACGAGGAGCCGCCCTTCGTCGCCGGGCTCGGCGCTCATCAGATCGGTCTCGTTCACGACCCAGTCCCGGCCGCGCTTGGGGTAGCGGTCGATGATCGTCGAACGGGTACGGACCTTCGAGCCGACCGGAATCGGCGCGAACATCGACCAGTCCTGCTGGCCGTGAAGGTTCCCGAAGAGGTTCTTCAGGTACCACTGCCCGAGATGCGCATAGCATTCGGAGTGGTGCAGGAGCGGCGGCGCGAAGCGCTGGTGGAGCGGGTGCGTGTCCCCGAGCGCGTCCTGGTAGAAGGCCACGGTCCGCTCGTCGATCTCATAGACGTTCGATCCGCAGTGTCGCCCGACGTACGCGGGCTCGCCCATGAGATTCATGTCGGCTCCTCGGTTCGCGCGCCCGCGCTTTGCGGGCGCGGCGCTCAGTCGAGTCGGACGGTACCGGATGCCTGCACGCGGATCTCGCTCGTTCCCGCGGCGAAGGACGGCGGTGGCGCCGCGCTCGAATACGCCATCGCGCGCTCCGCCCGGTAGACCGGCGGCGGCGTCGTTCCGCTCGCGCCCACGTTCACCTCGGCGACGGACCATTCCTTCGCACCGAGCCCCTCGGCGACGAGCTTCGCCCGCGCGCGGAAGCGCGCGAGGGCTTCCTGGATGAGGGCGTCCTCGATCTCCTGGCGGGTCTCACGCCGGACGCTGAACTCGATTCCCGAGAGCAGGACCGCATCGGACTGGAGGAGGCCGACGAGGGTCGAGAGCGCGTCGCTGTCGCCGGATTCGAGCAGCAGGGTCTGGCTCGCGCGCCAGCGGACGACGCGACCGTCGTCGTAGACGGGTTGCGTGGAGTAGCCGCCGGTTCGGACCTCGATCCCGGCGGCACGCTCCGCGCGCTCGAGGGCGGTCTTCATCGAGGCGTTCACCTCGGCCGCCACCCCGGCGGCCTGCTTGCCCTCGGCCTGGACCGTCATGCGCGCGGTCGCCCAATCGTTGGCGACCTCGCGCACGGCTTCGACCTGGAAGGTGGCTCGGTTGCGCGGTCCGTGTCCGCCGCCGTGGTGTCGGCGGGCGGTGCCGTCCCCGTCGCCCTCGGCACATGCGACCCCGGTCCCGAAGGACAGGGCGATGAGCAGGGCGCAGGCAAGAAAGCGGAAGGTGGACGGTTTCATCGGTCGTCTCCTGTGCGATGGACGGGATTCTACGCGTTCGACGGCGCAAAGCGCCCGGGGAAGCTCACCTTCGACGCCGCAAAGCGCCCGGGGGTGCCACTCTTCGGACCATCGGCCCGCCGGTCCGCGCTACGCTGCGCACCGCGAGGAAGACCTGGCCGTGACGCCCACGACGATCCCGATCCCCGACGACATCTTCGACGAATGGATGGCGCTGCCCCTGGGCTCCCAGAGCGAGGATCCGCGCTTCGAGATCGAGCGCGTCCCGCCCGAGCGCTTCGAAGCGGTCTACGATTGCGTGGATGATGCCTTCGGGCGTCGTCGGGATCGCGCGCTCTTCGACTGGCTCTACCGAGAGAACCCGTACGGGCTCGCCCGGGTCTGGACCACGACCGAGGTCGCGACGGGTCGGGTCCTCAAGACCGGCGCTTTCTTTCCCTGGCCGATCTGGCGCGGCGATACGCCGCGCGCTGGCTCGCTCTCGGGCGACTCGGCGACCGTCCAGGACTGGCAGCGCAAGGGCCTCGCGGCCGAGCGCCGACGCGTACGCCGAACCCACCCGATGAGCAGCACCTTCGCGACGATCGCCGGTCCGAACGAGGGCTCGCGGACGGTCGCGGTCAAGGCCGGCGAGAGCAGCACGATGGTCGGGGAGCTGACCGGGGGCGTCGCCGCGCTCGGTGGATCGGACCTTGGACGCCGAGCGGGTCTGCCGGAGGCCCTCGCGAGACCGGTGGGGGCCGTCGCCGGCGGACTCTTCGCGGCCTGGCGCGGGTTGACGCTCCGGTCGGGCCGGGGGCTCCGCTTCGAGGTCGTCGATCGGTGTCCGTCGGACTTCGATGCCGTCACGCTCGCGACCATGCGCTTCGAGCACTGGTGGACGCCGCACAACGCGACGTTCCTCAACTGGCGCTACGTCGATCACCCGGCGGAGACCTATCAGCCGCTCGCGCTGGTCGACGCGTCGAACGATCGGCCGGTCGCCTACGCGGTCGTCCGGCTCGCCGGAGTCCAGAGCACCCTCGCGGAGTTCGCGGCCGCGCCGGAGGCGGCGCCTGCGCTGCTCTCCCACGCCGTCCGCTTCGCGCGGGAAGCGGGGGCCGAGTCGATGAACTTCTTCGGGACGCCGGTATGGCGCCACTGGCCGCTCTTTCGGCGGGCGGGCTTCCTTCCCTACCGGACGGACAACTACCTCGACGCCATGGACTGGGAGGACAAGCAGTTCTCCGAGGACATCACGAAGTGGCAGGTCACACCGGGTGACCGGGACTACCACTGACCCCGCTCGCCGTGCGGGCGCGCTCGACCCGCGATCAGAGCTGGATCGGTACGAAGTCGTACTCGAAGCTCAGCACGACGAAGAAGGTATCGATCCCGGGGCGATCGATGCCCGGTCCGGTGACCTCGGTCCGCCGGTAGCGTCCGTCGAGGGTCGCAGCGAGCTCGTCCTCGATCCGGAAGCGGGTGCCGACGATCGCGGTGTAGTTGTCCCG is a genomic window containing:
- a CDS encoding MaoC family dehydratase, giving the protein MNLMGEPAYVGRHCGSNVYEIDERTVAFYQDALGDTHPLHQRFAPPLLHHSECYAHLGQWYLKNLFGNLHGQQDWSMFAPIPVGSKVRTRSTIIDRYPKRGRDWVVNETDLMSAEPGDEGRLLVRGRTYQSFLPEKKDDAGGYVVDEKSAAKKKPRPPFPTAEGPDLASVEKVIDDRRCWMFSGPGKNYHTDREEAKKLGFPNIVVQGMMSTCFVSQVMQDHFGMGWLEGGRMSVKLTNVLWVDETVRAHAKIRDEVQEGTKTRISCDVWVEKTDGTRVILGDASALAD
- a CDS encoding SIMPL domain-containing protein (The SIMPL domain is named for its presence in mouse protein SIMPL (signalling molecule that associates with mouse pelle-like kinase). Bacterial member BP26, from Brucella, was shown to assemble into a channel-like structure, while YggE from E. coli has been associated with resistance to oxidative stress.), whose translation is MKPSTFRFLACALLIALSFGTGVACAEGDGDGTARRHHGGGHGPRNRATFQVEAVREVANDWATARMTVQAEGKQAAGVAAEVNASMKTALERAERAAGIEVRTGGYSTQPVYDDGRVVRWRASQTLLLESGDSDALSTLVGLLQSDAVLLSGIEFSVRRETRQEIEDALIQEALARFRARAKLVAEGLGAKEWSVAEVNVGASGTTPPPVYRAERAMAYSSAAPPPSFAAGTSEIRVQASGTVRLD